A genomic window from Desulfobotulus mexicanus includes:
- the hisH gene encoding imidazole glycerol phosphate synthase subunit HisH: protein MIAIIDYDAGNLTSVARALAHLGHAYRITRAADEILQADRVIFPGVGAAASAMESLKNYGLDTVLHQVMVAGMPLLGICLGTQIITGFSEEGDVPCLGLIPGRVRAFSASMKDDADRALKIPHMGWNRVQVKKAHPVLSDIGGEDAFYFVHGYYPEPENPDHVLATTPYGIEFVSAMGFANLVATQFHPEKSGKPGLRLLDNFCRWGGEV from the coding sequence ATGATTGCGATCATAGATTATGACGCCGGTAACCTGACCAGCGTGGCAAGGGCTTTGGCCCATCTGGGTCATGCCTATCGGATCACCCGTGCAGCCGATGAGATTCTTCAGGCGGACAGGGTGATTTTCCCAGGAGTAGGGGCTGCGGCATCTGCCATGGAAAGCCTTAAAAACTATGGGCTGGATACTGTTTTGCATCAGGTGATGGTCGCAGGGATGCCTTTGCTGGGGATCTGTCTGGGCACCCAGATTATCACGGGGTTCAGTGAGGAAGGGGATGTTCCCTGTCTCGGCCTGATTCCCGGAAGGGTAAGGGCTTTTTCCGCGTCCATGAAGGATGATGCGGACAGAGCCTTAAAGATTCCCCACATGGGATGGAACAGGGTCCAGGTGAAAAAGGCGCATCCAGTATTGTCGGATATCGGCGGGGAGGATGCCTTTTATTTTGTCCATGGCTATTATCCTGAGCCTGAAAACCCGGATCATGTGCTGGCAACAACGCCCTATGGCATTGAGTTTGTTTCAGCCATGGGCTTTGCTAATCTTGTGGCTACCCAGTTTCATCCGGAAAAAAGCGGAAAACCGGGTTTGCGGCTTCTGGATAATTTCTGCAGGTGGGGGGGAGAAGTATGA
- the mazG gene encoding nucleoside triphosphate pyrophosphohydrolase has protein sequence MKKNEFEMNPDFYSTAPLWKILERLRGEGGCPWDRKQTPETMVKYFLDEGYELADAIGEGRADAVCEELGDVLFQLLFIVFLYQEKGLFSFSDVIRRIEDKLIRRHPHVFGSEQLDTVSEVARRWEEIKTEEKAGNEKKSLLSGIPRSQPALSLAMEVSRKVAACGFDWEKESAVWDKVKEEMAEFQDAVDKNSEQEAAMEFGDLLFSLVNVARFRNIEPEEALREMVAKFTCRFQHMEAALAETGKEPASVGQEALEHLWQDAKKSEIKKESHDCDHRL, from the coding sequence TTGAAAAAAAATGAGTTTGAAATGAATCCGGATTTTTATAGCACAGCTCCCCTGTGGAAAATTCTGGAGCGCCTGCGGGGTGAGGGGGGATGTCCCTGGGACAGAAAGCAGACACCTGAAACCATGGTGAAATATTTTCTCGATGAAGGTTATGAGCTGGCCGATGCCATTGGGGAAGGTCGGGCTGATGCTGTTTGTGAGGAGCTGGGGGATGTATTGTTTCAGCTCCTTTTTATTGTTTTTCTGTATCAGGAAAAGGGTCTTTTTTCTTTTTCCGATGTGATCAGGCGCATAGAAGACAAGCTGATCCGCCGCCATCCCCATGTTTTTGGATCGGAACAGCTGGATACCGTATCTGAGGTGGCCCGGCGCTGGGAAGAAATTAAAACCGAAGAAAAGGCAGGGAATGAAAAAAAATCTCTGCTCTCAGGTATTCCCCGGAGTCAGCCGGCTTTGTCTCTGGCCATGGAGGTTTCCCGGAAGGTGGCGGCCTGTGGTTTTGACTGGGAGAAGGAGTCCGCTGTCTGGGACAAAGTTAAGGAAGAAATGGCTGAATTTCAGGATGCTGTGGACAAAAATTCTGAGCAGGAAGCAGCCATGGAATTCGGGGATCTGCTTTTTTCCCTTGTGAATGTGGCAAGGTTTAGAAATATTGAGCCGGAAGAAGCCCTGCGGGAGATGGTGGCAAAATTTACCTGCCGTTTTCAGCATATGGAGGCAGCCCTTGCAGAAACTGGTAAAGAGCCAGCTTCTGTGGGGCAGGAAGCTCTGGAACATCTGTGGCAGGATGCCAAGAAAAGTGAAATAAAAAAGGAAAGCCATGATTGCGATCATAGATTATGA
- a CDS encoding CvpA family protein yields MNPLDIAILCIVGFCLIRGIFRGLIREVSSIIGVLAGFYAAYTYYPMLTEMISRWFTDLELAKMLAFLGIFLGIFILVALLGSLIRTVLSVVFLGWVDRLAGGGFGFVKGVLIVSVILVALASFLPKENSLLPESRLAPDILVVSEGLAALVPEDMKKQFYEKAGSLKKAWQEKEKGRFEKK; encoded by the coding sequence ATGAATCCGCTGGATATTGCCATACTCTGTATTGTGGGTTTCTGTCTGATCCGTGGTATTTTCCGGGGGCTGATTCGGGAGGTCTCTTCCATTATTGGTGTACTGGCGGGTTTTTATGCGGCCTATACCTATTATCCTATGCTGACGGAAATGATCTCCCGCTGGTTTACGGACCTCGAGCTGGCAAAAATGCTGGCCTTTCTTGGCATTTTTCTTGGGATTTTTATTCTGGTTGCCCTGCTGGGTTCTCTGATCCGCACCGTGCTTTCCGTGGTGTTTCTGGGTTGGGTGGATCGTCTGGCAGGGGGAGGCTTCGGTTTTGTAAAGGGTGTATTGATAGTTTCTGTTATTCTGGTGGCTCTGGCATCCTTTCTGCCAAAGGAAAACAGCCTTCTTCCGGAATCCCGTCTTGCTCCTGATATTCTTGTGGTATCCGAAGGGCTGGCTGCACTGGTGCCTGAGGATATGAAAAAACAGTTTTATGAAAAGGCAGGTTCCTTAAAAAAAGCATGGCAGGAAAAGGAAAAAGGACGTTTTGAAAAAAAATGA
- a CDS encoding PhoH family protein gives MKNQKTNSIQANHAFDDPMLARQLFGEQNRNLHRIASSLAITLHSRGDQLLMEGQASQIQLARKILDQLYGLLRSGYPIYPNDIDYAVQAIQANDRVNLKDIFLDTIYVTANKRCITPKNPNQKNYIEAIRGHDIVFGIGPAGTGKTYLAMAMAVAALSRGEVNRIILTRPAVEAGESLGFLPGDLAEKIDPYLRPLYDALHDMMKFEKAEGFIQQGVIEVAPLAFMRGRTLNDAFIILDEAQNTTTEQMKMFLTRIGFNSKTIVTGDVTQIDLPSKKKSGLLQAVDILQGIEGIAFTFFDQKDVVRHHIVRRIINAYEKLQAKENGMEEFLPLSP, from the coding sequence ATGAAAAACCAGAAAACAAACAGCATTCAGGCAAACCATGCCTTTGATGACCCCATGCTTGCACGCCAGCTCTTTGGCGAGCAGAACAGAAACCTCCACCGCATTGCTTCAAGCCTTGCCATTACCCTGCACTCCAGAGGAGACCAGCTTCTCATGGAAGGTCAGGCTTCCCAGATCCAGCTTGCCAGAAAAATTCTGGATCAGCTCTACGGTCTCCTCCGCAGCGGATACCCCATATACCCCAATGACATAGACTACGCAGTTCAGGCCATTCAGGCCAACGACAGGGTAAACCTCAAGGATATCTTTCTGGATACCATCTACGTCACTGCAAACAAACGCTGCATCACACCCAAAAACCCCAACCAGAAAAACTACATCGAGGCCATCCGCGGTCATGACATTGTATTCGGCATCGGCCCTGCGGGCACGGGTAAAACCTATCTGGCCATGGCCATGGCCGTTGCAGCCCTCAGCCGGGGAGAGGTAAACCGCATCATCCTGACCCGGCCTGCGGTTGAAGCCGGGGAATCCTTAGGTTTTCTTCCCGGAGACCTTGCAGAAAAGATTGACCCCTACCTCCGTCCCCTTTATGATGCATTGCATGATATGATGAAGTTTGAAAAGGCCGAGGGTTTTATCCAGCAGGGAGTCATTGAGGTGGCCCCGCTGGCCTTCATGAGGGGCCGGACCCTAAACGATGCTTTCATTATTCTGGATGAGGCCCAGAACACCACAACGGAACAGATGAAGATGTTTCTCACCCGCATCGGTTTCAATTCAAAAACCATTGTGACAGGAGATGTCACCCAGATAGACCTGCCCAGCAAAAAAAAATCCGGCCTGCTACAGGCTGTGGACATCCTCCAGGGAATTGAGGGGATTGCCTTTACCTTTTTTGATCAAAAGGATGTGGTGCGCCATCACATCGTTCGGCGCATTATCAATGCCTATGAAAAACTCCAGGCAAAGGAGAACGGCATGGAGGAATTCCTGCCGCTGTCACCATGA
- the hisF gene encoding imidazole glycerol phosphate synthase subunit HisF, producing the protein MKSAMTKRIIPCLDVREGRTTKGIRFENNVDIGDPVEMARHYYESGADELVFYDITASHEKRGIMIDVVRRVAENIFIPFSVGGGIASVSDMRDVLLAGAEKVSVNSAAIKNPRIISEGAEAFGSQCIVVGMDVKKVDKSEKIPSGYEMVINGGRTYTGMDALAWAEEVVRLGAGEICLNSIDADGTRDGYELNLTAMISEAVPIPVIASGGGGIPAHLAEVLTKGMADAALIASMVHYGDYTIPGIKDDLHGSGVAVRRSW; encoded by the coding sequence ATGAAAAGCGCCATGACAAAACGCATCATTCCCTGTCTCGATGTCCGGGAAGGCAGAACCACCAAGGGAATCCGTTTTGAAAACAATGTGGATATCGGTGACCCTGTGGAAATGGCCCGTCATTATTATGAAAGCGGTGCCGATGAACTGGTTTTTTATGACATCACCGCATCCCATGAAAAACGGGGCATCATGATTGATGTGGTGCGCAGGGTGGCAGAAAATATTTTTATTCCTTTTTCCGTGGGCGGCGGTATTGCTTCGGTTTCTGATATGCGGGATGTGCTGCTGGCGGGTGCTGAAAAGGTAAGCGTGAATTCTGCGGCCATCAAAAATCCCCGTATTATTTCCGAAGGGGCTGAGGCCTTTGGCAGTCAGTGTATTGTGGTGGGCATGGATGTGAAGAAGGTGGATAAAAGCGAAAAAATCCCTTCGGGTTATGAAATGGTTATAAACGGCGGCCGAACCTATACCGGCATGGATGCTCTGGCCTGGGCAGAGGAGGTTGTACGGCTGGGGGCAGGGGAGATCTGTCTGAATTCCATTGATGCCGATGGAACACGGGATGGCTATGAGCTGAACCTGACGGCCATGATTTCGGAAGCAGTACCCATTCCCGTGATTGCTTCCGGCGGAGGTGGTATTCCCGCCCATCTGGCAGAGGTGCTGACAAAGGGAATGGCAGATGCAGCCCTCATTGCTTCCATGGTGCATTATGGAGATTACACCATTCCCGGAATTAAGGACGATCTCCATGGATCGGGTGTGGCCGTACGCAGAAGCTGGTGA